In Gallus gallus isolate bGalGal1 chromosome 6, bGalGal1.mat.broiler.GRCg7b, whole genome shotgun sequence, a single genomic region encodes these proteins:
- the LOC768380 gene encoding LOW QUALITY PROTEIN: kinesin-like protein KIF20B isoform X1 (The sequence of the model RefSeq protein was modified relative to this genomic sequence to represent the inferred CDS: inserted 1 base in 1 codon) — MEPNSEEDKLFRPSYVASAELPERTRLVNVEDIKTNLSDEFCSASSSSDTSRRSSLEPRGHIQVCLRIKPFTALERANGSQGCVSLEDSTSIILKPPKSSLSRLSEKTAGQTMAKFTFSRVFGPEATQEEFFEGTMRQPVQDFLEGCNRLVFTYGVTNAGKTYTFQGTEDDAGILPRTMDMLFKTIGGRLYYKMDLKPIRWRDYIKLTEDQVREETALKNSLLHLTKEVDHRNSTNGQAPADSKDVENLSKGSEQSSGFSVDNFLKFSVWVSFFEIYNECFYDLLAPMSNDKKKRTLRLAQDIEGYSYVKGLQWVHVSDSKEAFRLFKLGQKHQSFASTKLNTCSSRSHSIFTIKVLRIEDLEMPRVTRVNELSLCDLAGSERFTKTRNEGDRLKESGNINMSLLTLSKCVSALKISQQSKVQQHIPFRESKLTHFLQGFFSGKGKIHMLVNISQCASACDETFNVLRFSAIAQKVIVTDASVPPQDESFGQKSASGSSVPCCSEMTIPRRSSGSLWDQTLEDVMEDDDVEMEEERSKSGEETVLKDEENKVLIEKEEYSALLNLVEDLKNKLIAEKKDKLLLEVKIRDEVAQEFTQYFAEQEKQFKECLSHERERLEENSEKRLEIFKELVSGYAKSPDEEKLNDLPRREQAEPLGGERSVVLDTCVDLEGIPDSLQNDVVDIKKQAEAAHSYIASLEDPQEAIGWLEKQLEKTNFELMRTKEELTEKNTKLLKTEEELTQKNKDFEMQMIELDESAEQLKEATQQMNAQNERIQELMDMVVQKDDVITKLQDLQSDLEEKVKDYEKTITAINTKLAEENTNKVAESGQFEEREDSALEVGRKSCFEDQPTVEEPPPKKVVVKARKKKSTLGQKKIEHMKQKCSAYHMEILALRKRTEALERHLAVLEEQCQREKNKKEGFSKQVTSLHIQLSFSEETAAELCEQIEQCKAENQEIASELDEQRSINMGLEEKNLQLNNVIEVAKQNIIDKVSQVTAVQTKLDELYKRHLVSYATDTDLVIVKVSSGAKKDEPETSQISSACVQSQASSILDLAQDRSFYYSLERIWEVCNSIIDVSSRKSQQMEALLQDIESLTKGLEDAENYNNQLVMKLSEITNSDSQEDDLMKQLQEQIEKKTQDFERKAAEDRRVIAQFEEEVASCEVKIRELECLLEAYRTKEDSLTQLKELLKEKESIIVNLETVAAALQEKSANADKKVEELSSQEANLMEEVTQLKNSLEQMKHSLWEKEKSEEEKTQSIELLKKVLSESSALVMNLKRDLERKEKGYTDLQDRLSDAMKQLQQVQSEEKLVNETLEEVSKQYEKMREDLFAREKIIEVLRMTLEEQEETHLEQDRVLEAQLEENERLVSELETWKQKCRELQNQINSGQQQKNTNSEEANMNENSTELIKLQKELEESEAKYQTDRKKWLEEKEELLNQXKEAENLRNREMEKFAEDRQHHGKQQAEIERLVAQLEEKDRNLQKWREERDQLVEALEVQLKTLASNAIQKEKEIAELKQSAAKDSSKDNEAVIEELRKELAVKDDFIKELKQCINRGSPQSLPEVPLLEERQGRMDRSVHEEPRKKQRKRERGDEESIPVRHEAKDNYSSSGCSSSVTSLNESGEHSETSLQPDKMEIKQHGSMLPARVKMPKTRKKRKSDDMDEDFVKSENMKNAKSVMAFNSPSTSDEQMKSRREYFLRKQVRTSSKRLTSKKDATLQETGDYLQSSPPIIHSKAKKLMAAVSSPKPPEPESLGEEIKPKRSKRKLYSTDISGPLDTSASSVLVKQKKKKSDHLIIKRRLRSKTAK; from the exons ATGGAACCAAATTCAGAGGAAGATAAGCTTTTCAGACCATCCTATGTAGCTAGCGCAGAGCTACCTGAAAGAACAAGACTAGTAAACGTGGAAGATATTAAAACAAATCTCTCTGATGAGTTTTGTTCAGCTTCTTCAAGCTCAGACACGAGCCGG AGGTCTAGCTTGGAGCCTAGGGGACACATACAAGTTTGCCTGCGTATTAAGCCCTTTACAGCACTGGAAAGAGCCAATGGATCACAG GGGTGTGTTTCACTGGAGGACTCAACAAGCATTATATTGAAACCCCCTAAGAGCTCCTTGAGTCGACTGAGTGAAAAAACTGCCGGACAGACGATGGCGAAGTTCACCTTTTCACGA GTGTTTGGACCTGAAGCAACGCAGGAAGAATTCTTTGAAGGGACTATGAGGCAACCAGTGCAAGATTTCCTAGAAGGATGTAATCGCCTTGTTTTTACGTATGGCGTTACAAATGCTGGGAAAACCTACACCTTCCAAG GGACAGAAGACGATGCTGGTATTCTGCCAAGGACGATGGATATGTTGTTTAAAACTATTGGAGGGAGGCTATACTACAAAATGGATCTGAAACCTATTCGGTGGAGAGATTACATAAAACTGACTGAAGACCAAGTGAGAGAAGAAACTGCTCTTAAAAATTCCTTGCTTCATCTGACAAAAGAG gTCGACCATCGCAATAGCACTAATGGCCAAGCACCAGCTGATTCTAAAG ATGTGGAAAATCTCTCAAAAGGATCAGAACAATCTAGCGGATTTTCTGTAGATAATTTCTTGAAGTTCTCTGTTTGGGTTTCATTTTTTGAGATTTACAATGAATGTTTTTATGATTTACTGGCTCCTATGtcaaatgacaagaaaaaaaggacactTCGCCTTGCTCAAGACATCGAGGGATATTCTTATGTAAAAG GTCTGCAGTGGGTTCATGTTTCTGATTCTAAAGAAGCTTTTAGActttttaaactgggacagaaACACCAGAGTTTTGCAAGCACCAAGCTAAATACTTGCTCCAGCCGAAG CCACAGTATATTTACAATTAAGGTGCTAAGAATTGAAGACCTTGAAATGCCACGAGTGACACGAGTCAATGA GTTATCACTGTGTGATCTTGCTGGTTCAGAAAGGTTTACCAAGACGCGCAATGAAGGTGATAGACTGAAAGAGAGTGGAAATATCAATATGTCTCTCCTGACTCTAAGCAAGTGTGTTAGTGCACTCAAGATCAGTCAGCAGTCCAA GGTGCAGCAGCACATACCATTTCGGGAGAGCAAGTTAACGCACTTTCTTCAGGGATTCTTCAGTGGAAAAGGGAAGATACACATGTTGGTAAACATCAGCCAGTGTGCTTCAGCCTGTGATGAAACATTCAATGTGCTGAGGTTCTCAGCTATTGCACAAAAA GTTATAGTTACGGATGCATCTGTTCCTCCTCAAGATGAGTCATTTGGCCAGAAATCAGCAAGTGGGTCATCAGTGCCTTGTTGCTCTGAAATGACCATCCCAAGGAGAAGCAGTGGTTCTTTATGGGACCAAACCCTAGAAGACGTAATGGAAGATGATGATGTTGAGATGGAGGAAGAACGTAGTAAGTCAGGAGAAGAAACAGTgctgaaagatgaagaaaataaagtccttatagaaaaagaagaatattcA GCACTGCTGAATCTTGTTGAAGACTTGAAGAACAAACTTATTGCTGAGAAGAAGGACAAGTTACTCCTGGAAGTGAAAATTCGTGATGAAGTGGCACAAGAATTTACCCAATATtttgcagagcaggaaaagcagttCAA AGAATGCCTTTCTCATGAACGAGAACGGCttgaagaaaattctgaaaagcgCCTTGAAATTTTCAAGGAACTTGTAAGTGGTTATGCTAAAAGCCCGGACGAAGAGAAATTAAACGATCTGCCTCGCCGTGAACAAGCGGAACCCCTG GGTGGAGAACGCAGCGTAGTACTGGACACCTGCGTTGATCTTGAGGGCATTCCTGATTCTCTGCAGAATGATGTCGTGGATATTAAAAAGCAAGCTGAGGCAGCACACAGTTACATTGCATCCCTGGAGGACCCGCAGGAAGCTATTGGTTGGCttgaaaagcagctggaaaaaacTAACTTTGAACTGATGAGGACCAAGGAAGAGCTGACAGAGAAGAACACCAAACTACTTAAAACTGAAGAAGAGCTGACGCAGAAGAACAAAG ACTTTGAAATGCAGATGATTGAATTGGATGAGTCTGCTGAACAACTTAAAGAAGCGACCCAG CAAATGAATGCACAAAACGAAAGGATTCAAGAGCTAATGGACATGGTGGTGCAGAAAGATGACGTTATTACCAAGCTGCAAGATTTACAATctgatttagaagaaaaagtaaaagacTAT GAAAAGACTATAACTGCCATTAATACAAAACTGGCAGAAGAGAACACTAATAAAGTAGCTGAAAGTGGCCAATTCGAGGAACGTGAGGACAGTGCATTGGAAGTAGGAAGAAAGAGCTGTTTTGAAGATCAGCCTACTGTGGAAGAGCCACCTCCAAAGAAAG tagttGTGAAGGcgagaaagaaaaagagcactcTAGGACAAAAGAAGATTGAACACATGAAACAGAAGTGCTCTGCATACCATATGGAAATACTAGCcctgaggaaaagaacagaagccTTGGAACGTCACCTGGCTGTGCTTGAGGAACAGtgccagagagaaaaaaataaaaaagaaggtTTCAGTAAGCAGGTAACAAGCCTGCATATTCAGctctctttttctgaagaaacagctgctgagctctgtgaaCAAATTGAGCAGTGTAAAGCTGAGAATCAGGAAATTGCGTCTGAGTTGGATGAACAGAGATCTATAAATATGGGGctcgaagaaaaaaaccttcaacTAAATAACGTCATAGAAGTTGCCAAGCAAAATATAATTGATAAAGTGTCACAAGTAACAGCAGTGCAGACCAAATTAGATGAGTTATACAAACGTCACTTAGTGTCTTACGCTACTGATACTGACTTGGTCATCGTCAAGGTATCCTCAGGAGCTAAGAAAGATGAACCAGAGACATCTCAAATTAGTTCTGCATGCGTTCAGTCACAGGCTTCTTCTATATTGGATCTTGCACAGGACCGTTCCTTTTACTACAGTCTTGAAAGGATTTGGGAAGTATGCAATAGTATCATTGATGTTTCCTCACGAAAGAGTCAGCAGATGGAAGCACTGCTTCAAGATATTGAAAGCCTAACAAAGGGACTGGAAGATGCTGAAAATTATAATAATCAACTTGTAATGAAGCTAAGTGAGATTACAAATTCAGATAGTCAGGAAGATGATCTTATGAAACAGTTACAAgagcaaatagaaaagaaaactcaGGACTTTGAAAGAAAGGCTGCAGAAGATCGCAGAGTGATTGCACAATTTGAGGAGGAAGTTGCCAGCTGTGAGGTAAAAATAAGAGAGCTTGAATGTCTCCTGGAGGCGTATAGAACCAAGGAAGACAGCCTGACACAACTCAAAGAGTTACTTAAGGAAAAGGAATCTATTATTGTAAATCTAGAAACagttgcagcagctctgcaggagaagTCTGCTAATGCAGACAAAAAGGTTGAGGAGTTAAGTAGCCAAGAAGCAAATCTGATGGAAGAAGTtacacagctgaaaaacagcttgGAGCAGATGAAGCACTCTctttgggaaaaggaaaaaagtgaagaGGAGAAAACGCAATCGATAGAACT gCTGAAGAAGGTTCTTTCTGAGAGCTCTGCCCTTGTGATGAATTTGAAGAGAGAtttggagaggaaagaaaaagggtaTACGGATTTACAAGACAGACTTTCTGATGCCATGAAACAACTTCAGCAAGTACAAAGCGAG GAGAAGTTGGTTAACGAGACGTTGGAAGAAGTCTCCAAACAGtatgagaaaatgagagaag ATCtgtttgcaagagaaaaaataattgaagttcTGCGGATGACATtagaagaacaagaagagaCTCATCTTGAACAAGATAGAGTGCTTGAAGCTCAACTGGAGGAGAATGAAAGATTAGTTTCAG AACTGGAGAcatggaaacagaaatgcagagaacTGCAAAACCAGATCAATAGTGGCCAGCAGCAAAAGAACACCAACAGTGAAGAGGCAAACATGAATGAAAACAGTACAGAATTAATAAAGCTGCAAAAAGAGCTGGAG GAAAGTGAGGCAAAGTATCAAACTGATAGGAAAAAGTggctggaggaaaaagaagaactcCTAAATC ATAAAGAAGCTGAGAACCTTCGCaacagagaaatggagaaatttGCAGAGGACCGACAACATCATGGAAAGCAACAAGCAGAAATT GAAAGACTTGTTGCgcagctggaggagaaggaCCGCAATCTTCAAAAGTGGCGTGAAGAGAGAGATCAGTTAGTAGAAGCTTTGGAAGTACAGCTCAAAACTTTGGCTTCTAATGCcatacaaaaagagaaagaaatagcagaaCTGAAACAATCTGCCGCAAAGGATTCAAGCAAG GATAATGAAGCTGTGATAGAAGAGTTAAGAAAAGAACTGGCTGTCAAAGATGACTTTATAAAGGAATTAAAACAATGCATTAACCGCGGTAGCCCTCAGTCTTTGCCAGAAGTACCTTTACTTGAAGAAAGACAAGGTAGAATGGATCGCTCTGTACATGAAGAG cctaggaaaaaacaaaggaaaagggaaCGTGGAGATGAAGAAAGTATTCCAGTAAGACATGAAGCTAAAGACAATTATTCATCATCTGGATGTTCTAGCAGTGTCACTTCATTAAATGAATCTGGG GAGCATTCGGAAACTTCTCTGCAACCCGATAAGATGGAGATAAAGCAGCATGGCAGCATGTTACCTGCAAGAGTGAAAATGCCTAagacaagaaagaagagaaaaagtgatgacatgGATGAG GATTTTGTGAAAAGTGAGaacatgaaaaatgcaaaatctgtCATGGCTTTTAATTCACCCTCTACGAGTGACGAGCAAATG AAATCCAGAAGAGAGTACTTCCTAAGAAAGCAAGTACGTACTTCAAGTAAAAGACTGACTAGCAAGAAGGATGCTACACTGCAAGAAACTGGAGATTATCTTCAAAGCTCTCCTCCTATTATTCACTCTAAAG CCAAGAAGCTGATGGCAGCAGTAAGCTCTCCGAAACCTCCGGAACCAGAAAGTCTCGGAGAAGAGATCAAGCCAAAACGATCCAAAAGGAAGCTGTATTCAACTGACATTTCTGGCCCTCTAGATACATCTGCTTCTTCG gttttagtgaaacaaaagaagaagaaaagtgatCATCTAATCATCAAGCGACGGCTACGATCAAAAACAGCCAAGTAA